The Castanea sativa cultivar Marrone di Chiusa Pesio chromosome 11, ASM4071231v1 genome contains a region encoding:
- the LOC142615526 gene encoding transcription repressor OFP13 produces MSKKIMKLPSLFKNKETTKQPWQWPLCKEPKTLSFRARDDMFKTVNSMFFDPSNDGVETPDSWFTTSSESASFSTESEDLDNGESLEMLVRGVRSERLFFEPDDTSSILVKAKDDGFPFKESVVLAMESEDPYFDFRRSMEEMVETHGLKDWECLEELLGWYLKMNGKKNHGFIVGAFVDLLVGLSSTSCSDSTSYSSAVSSFSSSPLCSSEGQNEIEEIEVQQMVMP; encoded by the coding sequence ATGAGCaagaagatcatgaagttgcctTCTCTTTTCAAGAACAAAGAAACAACAAAGCAGCCATGGCAATGGCCCTTATGTAAGGAGCCAAAGACCCTTTCTTTCCGAGCTAGAGATGACATGTTCAAGACAGTGAACTCCATGTTCTTTGACCCTAGTAATGATGGGGTTGAAACACCTGATTCTTGGTTCACAACCTCTTCTGAGTCTGCAAGCTTTTCAACTGAGTCTGAGGACTTGGATAATGGTGAGTCATTGGAGATGCTAGTACGTGGGGTGAGGTCTGAGAGGCTGTTTTTTGAGCCTGATGACACAAGCTCGATCTTGGTGAAGGCAAAGGATGATGGGtttccatttaaagaaagtgtAGTGTTGGCAATGGAGTCTGAGGATCCATACTTTGATTTCAGAAGGTCAATGGAGGAGATGGTTGAAACTCATGGGCTGAAAGATTGGGAGTGCTTGGAAGAGTTGCTAGGGTGGTATTTGAAGATGAATGGAAAGAAGAATCATGGGTTCATAGTTGGAGCCTTTGTGGATCTGCTTGTCGGTCTTTCTTCCACTTCTTGTTCTGATTCAACTTCTTATTCTTCTGCtgtttcttccttttcttcttctccattATGTTCTTCTGAGGGCCAGAATGAGATAGAAGAGATAGAAGTACAACAGATGGTAATGCCTTAG